In Acidobacteriota bacterium, a single window of DNA contains:
- a CDS encoding P-loop NTPase: protein MKHYHDIAGDGGSRILEQVAEQRDRITDGLAGVRHLVAVGSGKGGVGKSTLTRHLAGALRARGLRIAILDADFNGPSQARMAGIQGALFVPGSDKVPLPRTRDGIAVFSMGSLIPESEALEFESAARGESHTWRATKEFALLGEILGAFEWGALDLLLFDLPPGAERTVQYADFLGPRTSFLLVTIPSEVARGVVARSVAALSKRPNRLLGYVENMSGYYCRDCDAIKPLFAPSSGRGASPRRPPLRALGAPEPSDLGIPCLGTVPFDPELARHCDEGTPPGALDETPVGRALDEIAQRLLESVQ, encoded by the coding sequence ATGAAGCACTACCACGACATCGCCGGCGACGGAGGATCCAGAATCCTCGAGCAGGTCGCCGAGCAGCGCGACCGCATCACCGACGGGCTCGCCGGGGTGCGCCATCTCGTCGCCGTCGGCTCGGGCAAGGGGGGAGTCGGCAAGAGCACCCTGACGCGGCACCTTGCGGGCGCCCTGCGCGCCCGTGGGCTTCGGATTGCGATCCTGGACGCGGACTTCAACGGCCCCTCGCAGGCGCGCATGGCAGGGATCCAGGGGGCCTTGTTCGTTCCCGGCAGCGACAAGGTCCCGCTCCCGCGGACCAGGGACGGGATCGCGGTCTTCTCGATGGGGTCGCTGATCCCGGAGTCGGAGGCGCTCGAGTTCGAGAGCGCGGCGCGCGGAGAGTCCCATACGTGGCGCGCCACGAAGGAGTTCGCGCTCCTCGGCGAGATCCTCGGTGCCTTCGAATGGGGCGCGCTCGATCTACTGCTTTTCGATCTGCCGCCCGGAGCCGAGCGGACCGTCCAGTACGCTGATTTTCTCGGGCCGCGGACCTCGTTCCTGCTCGTCACGATCCCCTCCGAGGTGGCGCGGGGCGTAGTCGCGCGCTCGGTGGCGGCGCTGTCGAAGAGACCCAATCGGCTCCTCGGGTACGTCGAGAACATGAGCGGCTACTACTGCCGCGACTGCGACGCCATCAAGCCGCTCTTTGCGCCATCCTCAGGCCGGGGGGCTTCGCCCCGCCGCCCCCCCCTGCGCGCTCTTGGCGCGCCCGAGCCCTCAGATCTCGGAATCCCGTGCCTGGGGACCGTTCCGTTCGATCCGGAGCTTGCGCGGCACTGCGACGAGGGAACGCCACCCGGGGCACTCGACGAAACGCCCGTGGGTCGGGCGCTGGACGAGATCGCGCAGCGCCTTCTGGAGTCTGTCCAATGA
- a CDS encoding radical SAM protein, translating to MPLVNASAFHRPYVISWNLTYRCNLACEHCYLDAGGTLLSPQRATDARRGPRLVGTENFADRSELGTEECFKVIDEIAAFAPECLTILTGGEPLLRRDILEIVHRAAERELWVVVGTNGVRITENLARRLAEAGARGLSLSLDALDPDRHDRFRKVRGAWRNTVGGAEILNRTGLPFIVQTTAGSHNLGELEAIADFAHERLAAKVWNLYFLVPTGRGQFVSDMTPAQYDEVLASLYRIQRKYDRRMLVNAKCAPHYIKTVLENAETDPIPAAAESWPDLSRIRIYSGGAGGCPAGTHYMGIRPNGDVTPCPYLPVFAGSLRSASLADLWTSSGLFTGIRRRTSLGGRCGECEMNAHCGGCRARAYGMTGDLMAEDPLCTHTPGRFAGSPLLVLRDPAAASGAPPAIYYGAESPATIAWDDAAAARMKRIPAFVRGMVVRAVEESCRRNGLDRVTVEELERIRARMPTPKLFG from the coding sequence ATGCCGCTTGTCAACGCCAGCGCGTTCCACCGGCCCTACGTCATCTCCTGGAACCTGACGTACCGCTGCAACCTCGCCTGCGAGCACTGCTACCTCGACGCCGGCGGCACGCTTCTCTCACCCCAACGCGCAACAGACGCGCGCCGGGGGCCCCGGCTGGTCGGCACGGAGAACTTCGCCGATCGGAGCGAGCTTGGCACCGAGGAGTGCTTCAAGGTGATCGACGAAATCGCCGCCTTCGCGCCCGAGTGCCTGACGATCCTGACGGGCGGCGAGCCGCTCCTGCGGCGCGACATCCTCGAGATCGTCCATCGCGCGGCGGAGCGTGAACTCTGGGTCGTTGTCGGCACCAACGGCGTGCGCATCACGGAGAACCTGGCGCGGCGCCTGGCGGAGGCCGGAGCACGCGGCCTGTCCCTTTCCCTCGATGCGCTCGACCCCGATCGTCACGACCGCTTCAGGAAGGTGCGTGGCGCCTGGCGAAACACGGTCGGGGGAGCGGAGATCCTCAACCGGACCGGGCTCCCCTTCATCGTGCAGACGACCGCGGGCTCGCACAATCTCGGCGAGCTCGAAGCGATCGCCGACTTCGCGCACGAACGCCTCGCGGCGAAGGTCTGGAACCTCTACTTCCTGGTGCCGACGGGACGCGGGCAGTTCGTGTCGGACATGACCCCGGCGCAGTACGACGAGGTTCTCGCCTCTCTCTACCGGATCCAGCGGAAGTACGACCGCCGGATGCTCGTGAACGCGAAGTGCGCTCCGCACTACATCAAGACCGTTCTGGAAAATGCCGAGACCGATCCGATCCCGGCGGCTGCTGAATCGTGGCCCGACTTGTCCCGCATCAGGATCTACTCCGGAGGGGCGGGCGGGTGCCCGGCCGGGACGCACTACATGGGAATCCGGCCGAACGGGGATGTCACCCCTTGCCCATATCTCCCGGTCTTCGCGGGCTCCCTGCGCAGCGCAAGTCTCGCGGACCTCTGGACCTCGTCGGGACTGTTCACCGGCATTCGGCGCCGCACCTCGCTCGGCGGGCGATGCGGGGAATGCGAGATGAACGCCCACTGCGGGGGCTGCCGCGCGCGGGCCTACGGGATGACCGGCGATCTGATGGCCGAAGATCCTCTCTGCACCCACACCCCCGGCAGGTTCGCCGGCTCGCCTCTTCTCGTCCTCCGCGACCCTGCCGCCGCCTCCGGGGCGCCCCCTGCCATCTATTACGGCGCCGAGTCGCCGGCAACGATCGCGTGGGACGATGCGGCCGCCGCGCGCATGAAGAGGATTCCCGCGTTCGTCCGGGGGATGGTCGTCCGGGCCGTCGAGGAGTCCTGCCGCAGGAACGGCCTCGACCGCGTCACCGTTGAAGAGCTCGAGCGGATCCGAGCGCGGATGCCCACCCCAAAACTTTTCGGCTAG
- a CDS encoding PCP reductase family protein produces MPIRWTSAAEARLANIPAFVRPMAKIGIEKFARERGAEEVDEKILDAAREFFGM; encoded by the coding sequence ATCCCGATCCGGTGGACCTCCGCCGCCGAAGCGCGGCTCGCGAACATTCCCGCGTTCGTCCGCCCCATGGCGAAGATCGGCATCGAGAAATTCGCCCGGGAGAGGGGGGCAGAGGAAGTGGACGAGAAGATCCTCGACGCGGCGCGCGAGTTCTTCGGCATGTAA
- a CDS encoding GNAT family N-acetyltransferase — translation MPAYRFCRTDDIALLVDALNRCWSPYFPGEPAVTPAAFKRSIRDLQVWCSSCMVAFSGSDAIGVLIGAKRPSGTLVHTIAVHPDHRRQGHGRHLLASLGSKLAILGPPRIAAEVPESLAPACGLFSASGYVQEALLTDFVLQREENDAREAASEDHRGRFVIPVTVDDLAANGLLGEDHPQVCWERSVETLTARKDDIAGLAVASDERIEAYLLYVDSGGFAPAAEIVSLRSFVEDGGARLKQLLSRLRAKRTGTLQFPKVHPAEISKECLEALGFRAAGAHRLYAARARADLERPFGRDVTFRGRCGTV, via the coding sequence ATGCCCGCATACCGTTTCTGCCGCACGGACGACATCGCGCTTCTCGTCGACGCGCTCAATCGCTGCTGGTCTCCGTACTTTCCCGGCGAGCCAGCCGTGACGCCGGCTGCGTTCAAGCGGTCGATCCGCGACCTTCAGGTCTGGTGCAGCAGCTGCATGGTTGCCTTCTCGGGTTCCGACGCGATCGGCGTCCTGATCGGCGCCAAGCGGCCGTCCGGTACCCTCGTTCACACGATCGCCGTCCATCCGGATCATCGGCGACAGGGTCACGGCCGTCACCTGCTCGCCTCGCTCGGGTCGAAGCTCGCGATTCTCGGCCCTCCCCGGATCGCCGCCGAAGTCCCCGAGAGCCTCGCCCCTGCCTGCGGGCTGTTCAGCGCAAGCGGATACGTCCAGGAAGCGCTGCTGACGGACTTCGTCCTGCAGCGCGAAGAGAACGATGCGCGCGAGGCAGCGTCAGAGGATCACCGCGGCCGGTTCGTGATTCCTGTCACCGTTGACGATCTCGCCGCCAACGGTCTCCTCGGGGAGGATCATCCGCAGGTGTGCTGGGAGCGTTCGGTCGAGACCCTCACCGCGAGGAAGGACGACATCGCAGGATTGGCGGTGGCCTCCGACGAGCGAATCGAGGCGTACCTTCTTTATGTAGATTCGGGGGGCTTCGCCCCAGCGGCAGAGATTGTGTCGCTCCGCTCGTTCGTGGAGGACGGTGGAGCCCGTTTGAAGCAACTCCTGTCGCGACTGCGCGCGAAACGCACGGGAACCTTGCAATTCCCGAAGGTTCATCCGGCGGAGATCTCGAAGGAGTGCCTGGAGGCGCTGGGGTTCCGCGCGGCCGGTGCGCATCGACTCTATGCGGCGAGGGCGCGCGCCGACCTCGAACGCCCATTCGGCCGAGACGTCACCTTCCGTGGCCGATGCGGGACGGTGTAA